The following are encoded together in the Triticum dicoccoides isolate Atlit2015 ecotype Zavitan chromosome 6B, WEW_v2.0, whole genome shotgun sequence genome:
- the LOC119321313 gene encoding uncharacterized protein LOC119321313 yields the protein MANQGPSCSTWHQPAPMYLSSTSYTAYYAGGDTAIVPWQASQIAGGARHFGVTDHTRWPNAAQQEPTTTVNSGAGTSTAGRDTDIDWEPGSAQIYAGDFRCG from the exons ATGGCTAATCAAG GgccttcatgcagcacgtggcatcagCCAGCACCCATGTACCTATcatcgacgtcatacacag CGTATTACGCTGGTGGTGACACGGCAATCGTCCCGTGGCAAGCTTCACAAATTGCAGGTGGAGCACGACATTTTGGtgtcacagaccacacaagatggccaaatgcagcacaacaag AACCTACAACTACAGTGAACAGCGGTgcggggacatctactgcgggga GGGACACCGACATTGACTGGGAGCCTGGAAGTGCGCAAATTTATGCTGGGGATTTCCGCTGCGGGTGA